A part of Aegilops tauschii subsp. strangulata cultivar AL8/78 chromosome 2, Aet v6.0, whole genome shotgun sequence genomic DNA contains:
- the LOC109768623 gene encoding uncharacterized protein isoform X1, with amino-acid sequence MGVREPVAMEIPVEEGAATRVPPRIRRRLLDGRTSGGGGPASAEEIDAKLKEADHRRQQFYDWLSCKARKKPRSTSWSSQEEDYGQCLEAKLQAAEQKRLSFLAKAQNRLAKLDELRQAAKNDVEMRIEKEKEELETRVETRVRQAQENRMRLLHADMQRRAALKERTERSLMQKVTSESKYTERVRSAILEKRAAAEKKRLALLEAEKRKAHARLMHIQRAAMTVSSQREAERIKLKELETKLQRAKRKRAEYLKRRGGPCSSAHADYIKHADFLSRKLARCWRSFVKSRKTTLALSQPYDALGINEKSVKSMPFEELAMLIGSPTALEATKALLDQFERRLTLCQSASSSSAENIDHLLKRLATPKRKAPPSRDGRTRVAAKRPARTSETSRLSRYSLRVVLCAYMILAHPSAVLSGDGEQEKLLMESAANFVTEFELLVKTILEGPVRASRQPSLDAAESSSYQKSDDVAGQSKFKTRLVNFDKAWCTYLYRFVVWKVKDARSLEGDLVRAACKLELSMMQTCKLTADGRSHNLTHDMKAIQKQVSDDHKLLREKVQHLSGDAGIERMDSALSDARSKFFEAKENGSPLATPVANVSTPLSINSSGKLPPSEVNVSSETASSSTSPVNLPTENEQMVNEMLHEDGGAIAGNSNDARTIEKDFQDKVKETMEKAFWDVVTDSMRGDKPDYSQLINLVKEVRDSLHDLAPKGWKEEIYENIDLEILSQVLKSGSQAQYLGQILQYSLDMVRKLSAAAKDDEMKASHDKLLSELAASSEDNDNGVSSFVIAVIKGLRFTLEEIKQLQVEVSKAYIQLMQPTIKGSAGVEYLQKAFGARYGPPANASASLPVTLQWISASKSIVDAEWREHLGSLSVLPAANHAQPLVTVLRAGHGAPTAAVPSAGSSGLPECKGEKVDKLVRVSLLQLISGMEGLQLQSTPESFHLNFLRLRAVQGQFQEVIVMATSMLVLRQVLMSENSKITPLELETVISELFGALVKLLDNSPEAGTEEIVEAMMSASGSAGSLSDAKIQARRQIITRVLLKSLQADDVVFKKVSRAVHCTFRGVVLSGSGAKGQKLADAALRRVGAGKLAGRVVKAAEVLIRVATVSEKVHGPWYKALA; translated from the exons ATGGGGGTGAGGGAGCCGGTGGCAATGGAAAtaccggtggaggagggggcggcgacgagggTGCCGCCTCGGATCAGGAGAAGGCTGCTCGACGGCAggaccagcggcggcggcgggccggccAGCGCCGAGGAAATCGACGCCAAGCTCAAGGAGGCCGACCACCGTAGGCAG CAATTCTACGATTGGTTATCCTGCAAAGCAAGGAAGAAGCCACGGAGCACATCGTGGTCTTCTCAAGAGGAAGATTACGGACAGTGCCTTGAAGCCAAGCTTCAGGCAGCTGAGCAGAAAAGGCTAAGCTTCTTGGCAAAGGCACAGAACCGGTTAGCCAAGTTGGATGAACTCCGACAAGCAGCGAAGAATGATGTGGAAATGCGGAttgagaaggagaaggaagaactTGAGACTAGAGTCGAGACTCGTGTTCGGCAGGCACAGGAAAACCGTATGCGCCTTCTGCATGCAGATATGCAGAGGCGGGCCGCACTGAAGGAGAGAACAGAGAGGTCCCTCATGCAGAAGGTGACATCTGAGAGCAAGTATACAGAGCGGGTGCGATCTGCTATCCTCGAAAAGCGTGCTGCTGCTGAGAAGAAACGGCTGGCGTTGTTAGAAGCTGAGAAGAGGAAGGCTCATGCTCGGCTCATGCATATTCAACGAGCAGCCATGACTGTAAGCAGCCAGAGAGAAGCAGAGAGGATTAAATTGAAAGAACTTGAAACCAAACTTCAGAGG GCCAAGAGGAAGAGAGCTGAATATTTGAAGCGGCGAGGAGGTCCATGCAGTTCTGCTCATGCCGACTACATCAAGCATGCAGATTTTCTTTCAAGAAAGCTTGCAAG ATGCTGGAGAAGTTTCGTGAAGTCCAGGAAGACAACACTTGCCTTATCTCAACCTTATGATGCTTTGGGAATTAATGAAAAATCTGTGAAGTCAATGCCATTTGAGGAATTAGCTATGTTGATTGGATCTCCCACAGCTCTTGAGGCTACTAAGGCATTACTTGACCAGTTCGAGAGGCGTTTGACTCTTTGTCAGTCAGCAAGTTCATCATCTGCAGAAAATATTGACCATCTACTGAAACGCCTTGCGACTCCAAAGAGGAAGGCACCTCCGAGTAGAGACGGAAGAACAAGGGTTGCAGCAAAAAGGCCAGCAAGAACTTCTGAAACAAGCAGGTTGTCTAGATATTCACTGAGGGTGGTACTCTGTGCTTACATGATCCTGGCTCATCCTAGTGCTGTTTTAAGTGGAGATGGTGAGCAAGAGAAACTACTCATGGAGTCAGCAGCAAACTTTGTCACGGAGTTTGAGCTGTTGGTTAAGACAATACTCGAGGGACCGGTAAGAGCCTCAAGGCAGCCATCTCTTGATGCTGCTGAATCATCTAGTTACCAGAAGTCTGATGATGTTGCCGGTCAAAGTAAATTCAAGACTCGTCTGGTTAATTTTGACAAAGCTTGGTGCACCTACCTTTACAGATTTGTGGTGTGGAAAGTAAAAGATGCAAGATCATTGGAGGGCGATCTTGTTAGGGCTGCATGCAAGCTTGAGCTGTCAATGATGCAAACATGCAAGTTAACTGCCGACGGGCGGTCACACAACCTCACCCATGATATGAAGGCCATTCAGAAGCAGGTTTCTGACGACCACAAACTCCTAAGGGAGAAGGTTCAGCATCTGAGTGGTGATGCAGGGATTGAGCGGATGGACTCTGCTCTCTCAGATGCAAGGTCAAAGTTCTTTGAAGCAAAGGAGAATGGAAGTCCATTGGCGACACCTGTTGCAAACGTATCTACTCCTCTGAGCATTAATTCATCTGGAAAGCTCCCGCCTTCTGAGGTTAATGTTAGTTCCGAAACAGCATCAAGCAGCACATCACCAGTGAATCTGCCTACAGAGAATGAGCAGATGGTCAATGAGATGCTTCATGAGGACGGTGGTGCGATTGCTGGCAATTCTAATGATGCCCGCACCATCGAGAAGGATTTCCAAGACAAAGTGAAGGAAACAATGGAGAAAGCTTTCTGGGATGTGGTTACTGACTCAATGAGAGGAGACAAACCTGACTACAGCCAACTGATCAACCTGGTAAAGGAAGTGAGGGATTCGTTGCACGACTTGGCTCCCAAGGGATGGAAGGAGGAAATCTATGAGAACATTGACCTCGAAATTTTGTCTCAG GTACTCAAGTCAGGCTCCCAGGCCCAATATCTGGGGCAGATTTTGCAGTACTCTCTGGATATGGTCAGAAAGCTGTCTGCTGCTGCAAAGGATGATGAGATGAAGGCAAGTCATGACAAATTATTGAGCGAGTTGGCTGCAAGTTCTGAAGATAATGATAATGGAGTCAGCTCGTTCGTCATTGCTGTCATTAAGGGTCTGCGTTTCACTCTGGAAGAAATAAAG CAACTGCAAGTAGAAGTGAGCAAGGCATATATTCAGCTGATGCAACCAACGATAAAAGGCTCGGCTGGAGTGGAGTACCTGCAGAAGGCTTTCGGCGCTCGCTATGGACCTCCTGCTAATGCGTCAGCTTCTCTCCCTGTAACTCTGCAGTGGATTTCAGCATCAAAGAGCATCGTGGACGCAGAATGGAGGGAACATCTGGGCTCTCTTTCAGTTCTGCCAGCAGCAAATCAT GCTCAGCCCCTTGTTACAGTGCTCCGAGCTGGCCATGGAGCTCCAACAGCTGCTGTACCTTCAGCAGGTAGTTCAGGTTTACCTGAGTGCAAGGGAGAAAAGGTTGACAAGCTTGTCAGGGTTAGCTTGTTGCAGCTTATTAGTGGTATGGAGGGCTTGCAATTGCAGTCAACTCCTGAGAGCTTCCACCTCAACTTTCTGAGATTGAGGGCCGTGCAGGGCCAATTTCAAGAAGTGATTGTGATGGCTACGAG CATGCTCGTCCTGCGTCAAGTCCTGATGAGTGAGAATTCTAAGATCACTCCTCTGGAGCTGGAGACTGTCATCTCAGAACTCTTCGGCGCTCTGGTGAAGCTGCTGGATAACTCCCCCGAAGCAGGCACCGAAGAGATTGTAGAGGCGATGATGAGCGCGTCAGGCTCGGCCGGCTCTTTGTCGGACGCCAAGATTCAGGCCAGGAGGCAGATAATAACCCGGGTGCTCCTCAAGAGCCTCCAAGCGGACGACGTCGTCTTCAAGAAGGTCTCCCGGGCGGTCCACTGCACCTTCCGTGGCGTCGTCCTCAGCGGCAGCGGCGCCAAGGGCCAGAAGCTGGCGGATGCGGCCCTGCGCCGCGTCGGCGCGGGGAAGCTCGCTGGCCGGGTGGTGAAGGCGGCTGAAGTGCTCATCAGGGTGGCCACGGTCTCGGAGAAGGTCCACGGCCCGTGGTACAAAGCGCTCGCCTGA
- the LOC109768623 gene encoding uncharacterized protein isoform X2, which produces MGVREPVAMEIPVEEGAATRVPPRIRRRLLDGRTSGGGGPASAEEIDAKLKEADHRRQQFYDWLSCKARKKPRSTSWSSQEEDYGQCLEAKLQAAEQKRLSFLAKAQNRLAKLDELRQAAKNDVEMRIEKEKEELETRVETRVRQAQENRMRLLHADMQRRAALKERTERSLMQKVTSESKYTERVRSAILEKRAAAEKKRLALLEAEKRKAHARLMHIQRAAMTVSSQREAERIKLKELETKLQRAKRKRAEYLKRRGGPCSSAHADYIKHADFLSRKLARCWRSFVKSRKTTLALSQPYDALGINEKSVKSMPFEELAMLIGSPTALEATKALLDQFERRLTLCQSASSSSAENIDHLLKRLATPKRKAPPSRDGRTRVAAKRPARTSETSRLSRYSLRVVLCAYMILAHPSAVLSGDGEQEKLLMESAANFVTEFELLVKTILEGPVRASRQPSLDAAESSSYQKSDDVAGQSKFKTRLVNFDKAWCTYLYRFVVWKVKDARSLEGDLVRAACKLELSMMQTCKLTADGRSHNLTHDMKAIQKQVSDDHKLLREKVQHLSGDAGIERMDSALSDARSKFFEAKENGSPLATPVANVSTPLSINSSGKLPPSEVNVSSETASSSTSPVNLPTENEQMVNEMLHEDGGAIAGNSNDARTIEKDFQDKVKETMEKAFWDVVTDSMRGDKPDYSQLINLVKEVRDSLHDLAPKGWKEEIYENIDLEILSQVLKSGSQAQYLGQILQYSLDMVRKLSAAAKDDEMKASHDKLLSELAASSEDNDNGVSSFVIAVIKGLRFTLEEIKQLQVEVSKAYIQLMQPTIKGSAGVEYLQKAFGARYGPPANASASLPVTLQWISASKSIVDAEWREHLGSLSVLPAANHAQPLVTVLRAGHGAPTAAVPSAGSSGLPECKGEKVDKLVRVSLLQLISGMEGLQLQSTPESFHLNFLRLRAVQGQFQEVIVMATSMLVLRQVLMSENSKITPLELETVISELFGALVKLLDNSPEAGTEEIVEAMMSASGSAGSLSDAKIQARRQIITRVLLKSLQADDVVFKKVSRAVHCTFRP; this is translated from the exons ATGGGGGTGAGGGAGCCGGTGGCAATGGAAAtaccggtggaggagggggcggcgacgagggTGCCGCCTCGGATCAGGAGAAGGCTGCTCGACGGCAggaccagcggcggcggcgggccggccAGCGCCGAGGAAATCGACGCCAAGCTCAAGGAGGCCGACCACCGTAGGCAG CAATTCTACGATTGGTTATCCTGCAAAGCAAGGAAGAAGCCACGGAGCACATCGTGGTCTTCTCAAGAGGAAGATTACGGACAGTGCCTTGAAGCCAAGCTTCAGGCAGCTGAGCAGAAAAGGCTAAGCTTCTTGGCAAAGGCACAGAACCGGTTAGCCAAGTTGGATGAACTCCGACAAGCAGCGAAGAATGATGTGGAAATGCGGAttgagaaggagaaggaagaactTGAGACTAGAGTCGAGACTCGTGTTCGGCAGGCACAGGAAAACCGTATGCGCCTTCTGCATGCAGATATGCAGAGGCGGGCCGCACTGAAGGAGAGAACAGAGAGGTCCCTCATGCAGAAGGTGACATCTGAGAGCAAGTATACAGAGCGGGTGCGATCTGCTATCCTCGAAAAGCGTGCTGCTGCTGAGAAGAAACGGCTGGCGTTGTTAGAAGCTGAGAAGAGGAAGGCTCATGCTCGGCTCATGCATATTCAACGAGCAGCCATGACTGTAAGCAGCCAGAGAGAAGCAGAGAGGATTAAATTGAAAGAACTTGAAACCAAACTTCAGAGG GCCAAGAGGAAGAGAGCTGAATATTTGAAGCGGCGAGGAGGTCCATGCAGTTCTGCTCATGCCGACTACATCAAGCATGCAGATTTTCTTTCAAGAAAGCTTGCAAG ATGCTGGAGAAGTTTCGTGAAGTCCAGGAAGACAACACTTGCCTTATCTCAACCTTATGATGCTTTGGGAATTAATGAAAAATCTGTGAAGTCAATGCCATTTGAGGAATTAGCTATGTTGATTGGATCTCCCACAGCTCTTGAGGCTACTAAGGCATTACTTGACCAGTTCGAGAGGCGTTTGACTCTTTGTCAGTCAGCAAGTTCATCATCTGCAGAAAATATTGACCATCTACTGAAACGCCTTGCGACTCCAAAGAGGAAGGCACCTCCGAGTAGAGACGGAAGAACAAGGGTTGCAGCAAAAAGGCCAGCAAGAACTTCTGAAACAAGCAGGTTGTCTAGATATTCACTGAGGGTGGTACTCTGTGCTTACATGATCCTGGCTCATCCTAGTGCTGTTTTAAGTGGAGATGGTGAGCAAGAGAAACTACTCATGGAGTCAGCAGCAAACTTTGTCACGGAGTTTGAGCTGTTGGTTAAGACAATACTCGAGGGACCGGTAAGAGCCTCAAGGCAGCCATCTCTTGATGCTGCTGAATCATCTAGTTACCAGAAGTCTGATGATGTTGCCGGTCAAAGTAAATTCAAGACTCGTCTGGTTAATTTTGACAAAGCTTGGTGCACCTACCTTTACAGATTTGTGGTGTGGAAAGTAAAAGATGCAAGATCATTGGAGGGCGATCTTGTTAGGGCTGCATGCAAGCTTGAGCTGTCAATGATGCAAACATGCAAGTTAACTGCCGACGGGCGGTCACACAACCTCACCCATGATATGAAGGCCATTCAGAAGCAGGTTTCTGACGACCACAAACTCCTAAGGGAGAAGGTTCAGCATCTGAGTGGTGATGCAGGGATTGAGCGGATGGACTCTGCTCTCTCAGATGCAAGGTCAAAGTTCTTTGAAGCAAAGGAGAATGGAAGTCCATTGGCGACACCTGTTGCAAACGTATCTACTCCTCTGAGCATTAATTCATCTGGAAAGCTCCCGCCTTCTGAGGTTAATGTTAGTTCCGAAACAGCATCAAGCAGCACATCACCAGTGAATCTGCCTACAGAGAATGAGCAGATGGTCAATGAGATGCTTCATGAGGACGGTGGTGCGATTGCTGGCAATTCTAATGATGCCCGCACCATCGAGAAGGATTTCCAAGACAAAGTGAAGGAAACAATGGAGAAAGCTTTCTGGGATGTGGTTACTGACTCAATGAGAGGAGACAAACCTGACTACAGCCAACTGATCAACCTGGTAAAGGAAGTGAGGGATTCGTTGCACGACTTGGCTCCCAAGGGATGGAAGGAGGAAATCTATGAGAACATTGACCTCGAAATTTTGTCTCAG GTACTCAAGTCAGGCTCCCAGGCCCAATATCTGGGGCAGATTTTGCAGTACTCTCTGGATATGGTCAGAAAGCTGTCTGCTGCTGCAAAGGATGATGAGATGAAGGCAAGTCATGACAAATTATTGAGCGAGTTGGCTGCAAGTTCTGAAGATAATGATAATGGAGTCAGCTCGTTCGTCATTGCTGTCATTAAGGGTCTGCGTTTCACTCTGGAAGAAATAAAG CAACTGCAAGTAGAAGTGAGCAAGGCATATATTCAGCTGATGCAACCAACGATAAAAGGCTCGGCTGGAGTGGAGTACCTGCAGAAGGCTTTCGGCGCTCGCTATGGACCTCCTGCTAATGCGTCAGCTTCTCTCCCTGTAACTCTGCAGTGGATTTCAGCATCAAAGAGCATCGTGGACGCAGAATGGAGGGAACATCTGGGCTCTCTTTCAGTTCTGCCAGCAGCAAATCAT GCTCAGCCCCTTGTTACAGTGCTCCGAGCTGGCCATGGAGCTCCAACAGCTGCTGTACCTTCAGCAGGTAGTTCAGGTTTACCTGAGTGCAAGGGAGAAAAGGTTGACAAGCTTGTCAGGGTTAGCTTGTTGCAGCTTATTAGTGGTATGGAGGGCTTGCAATTGCAGTCAACTCCTGAGAGCTTCCACCTCAACTTTCTGAGATTGAGGGCCGTGCAGGGCCAATTTCAAGAAGTGATTGTGATGGCTACGAG CATGCTCGTCCTGCGTCAAGTCCTGATGAGTGAGAATTCTAAGATCACTCCTCTGGAGCTGGAGACTGTCATCTCAGAACTCTTCGGCGCTCTGGTGAAGCTGCTGGATAACTCCCCCGAAGCAGGCACCGAAGAGATTGTAGAGGCGATGATGAGCGCGTCAGGCTCGGCCGGCTCTTTGTCGGACGCCAAGATTCAGGCCAGGAGGCAGATAATAACCCGGGTGCTCCTCAAGAGCCTCCAAGCGGACGACGTCGTCTTCAAGAAGGTCTCCCGGGCGGTCCACTGCACCTTCC GGCCCTGA